One window of the Pan troglodytes isolate AG18354 chromosome 12, NHGRI_mPanTro3-v2.0_pri, whole genome shotgun sequence genome contains the following:
- the ATOH8 gene encoding transcription factor ATOH8 isoform X2: protein MKHIPVLEDGPWKTVCVKELNGLKKLKRKGKEPARRANGYKTFRLDLEAPEPRAVATNGLRDRTHRLQPVPVPVPVPVPVAPAVPPRGGTDTAGERGGSRAPEVSDARKRCFALGAVGPGLPTPPPPPPPPPPAPQSQATGGPEAQPFREPGLRPRILLCAPPARPAPSAPPAPPAPESTVRPAPPTRPGESSYSSISHVIYNNHPDSSASPRKRPGEATAASSEIKALQQTRRLLANARERTRVHTISAAFEALRKQVPCYSYGQKLSKLAILRIACNYILSLARLADLDYSADHSNLSFSECVQRCTRTLQAEGRAKKRKE from the exons ATGAAGCACATCCCGGTCCTCGAGGACGGGCCGTGGAAGACCGTGTGCGTGAAGGAGCTGAACGGCCTTAAGAAGCTCAAGCGGAAAGGCAAGGAGCCGGCGCGGCGCGCGAACGGCTATAAAACTTTCCGACTGGACTTGGAAGCGCCCGAACCCCGCGCCGTAGCCACCAACGGGCTGAGGGACAGGACCCATCGGCTGCAGCCGGTCCCGGTACCGGTGCCGGTGCCAGTCCCAGTGGCGCCGGCCGTTCCCCCAAGAGGGGGCACGGACACAGCCGGGGAGCGCGGGGGCTCTCGGGCGCCCGAGGTCTCCGACGCGCGGAAACGCTGCTTCGCCCTAGGCGCAGTGGGGCCAGGACTCCccacgccgccgccgccgccgccgccgccgcctcctgcGCCCCAGAGCCAGGCAACTGGGGGCCCAGAGGCACAGCCTTTCCGGGAGCCGGGTCTGCGTCCTCGCATCTTGCTGTGCGCACCGCCCGCGCGCCCCGCGCCGTCAGCACCCCCAGCACCGCCAGCGCCGGAGTCCACTGTGCGCCCTGCGCCCCCAACGCGCCCCGGGGAAAGTTCCTACTCGTCAATTTCACACGTAATTTACAATAACCACCCGGATTCCTCCGCGTCGCCTAGGAAACGACCGGGCGAAGCGACTGCCGCCTCCTCCGAGATCAAAGCCCTGCAGCAGACCCGGAGGCTCCTGGCGAACGCCAGGGAGCGGACGCGGGTGCACACCATCAGCGCAGCCTTCGAGGCGCTCAGGAAGCAG GTGCCATGCTACTCGTATGGGCAGAAGCTGTCCAAACTGGCCATCCTGAGGATCGCCTGTAACTACATCCTGTCCCTGGCGCGGCTGGCTGACCTCGACTACAGTGCCGACCACAGCAACCTCAGCTTCTCCGAGTGTGTGCAGCGCTGCACCCGCACCCTGCAGGCCGAGGGACGTGCCAAGAAGCGCAAG
- the ATOH8 gene encoding transcription factor ATOH8 isoform X1, whose product MKHIPVLEDGPWKTVCVKELNGLKKLKRKGKEPARRANGYKTFRLDLEAPEPRAVATNGLRDRTHRLQPVPVPVPVPVPVAPAVPPRGGTDTAGERGGSRAPEVSDARKRCFALGAVGPGLPTPPPPPPPPPPAPQSQATGGPEAQPFREPGLRPRILLCAPPARPAPSAPPAPPAPESTVRPAPPTRPGESSYSSISHVIYNNHPDSSASPRKRPGEATAASSEIKALQQTRRLLANARERTRVHTISAAFEALRKQVPCYSYGQKLSKLAILRIACNYILSLARLADLDYSADHSNLSFSECVQRCTRTLQAEGRAKKRKDFLEPLTC is encoded by the exons ATGAAGCACATCCCGGTCCTCGAGGACGGGCCGTGGAAGACCGTGTGCGTGAAGGAGCTGAACGGCCTTAAGAAGCTCAAGCGGAAAGGCAAGGAGCCGGCGCGGCGCGCGAACGGCTATAAAACTTTCCGACTGGACTTGGAAGCGCCCGAACCCCGCGCCGTAGCCACCAACGGGCTGAGGGACAGGACCCATCGGCTGCAGCCGGTCCCGGTACCGGTGCCGGTGCCAGTCCCAGTGGCGCCGGCCGTTCCCCCAAGAGGGGGCACGGACACAGCCGGGGAGCGCGGGGGCTCTCGGGCGCCCGAGGTCTCCGACGCGCGGAAACGCTGCTTCGCCCTAGGCGCAGTGGGGCCAGGACTCCccacgccgccgccgccgccgccgccgccgcctcctgcGCCCCAGAGCCAGGCAACTGGGGGCCCAGAGGCACAGCCTTTCCGGGAGCCGGGTCTGCGTCCTCGCATCTTGCTGTGCGCACCGCCCGCGCGCCCCGCGCCGTCAGCACCCCCAGCACCGCCAGCGCCGGAGTCCACTGTGCGCCCTGCGCCCCCAACGCGCCCCGGGGAAAGTTCCTACTCGTCAATTTCACACGTAATTTACAATAACCACCCGGATTCCTCCGCGTCGCCTAGGAAACGACCGGGCGAAGCGACTGCCGCCTCCTCCGAGATCAAAGCCCTGCAGCAGACCCGGAGGCTCCTGGCGAACGCCAGGGAGCGGACGCGGGTGCACACCATCAGCGCAGCCTTCGAGGCGCTCAGGAAGCAG GTGCCATGCTACTCGTATGGGCAGAAGCTGTCCAAACTGGCCATCCTGAGGATCGCCTGTAACTACATCCTGTCCCTGGCGCGGCTGGCTGACCTCGACTACAGTGCCGACCACAGCAACCTCAGCTTCTCCGAGTGTGTGCAGCGCTGCACCCGCACCCTGCAGGCCGAGGGACGTGCCAAGAAGCGCAAG GACTTTTTGGAGCCTTTGACATGCTAA